ACACTCCAaaggttaaaattaaaatatgtctatattgaaattttaattttatagttatattgataaaataaaggTAGAGATCAAAGAAAGTGTAGGTTTGAGAtcgattttaaaataatttaaagcacttgtttatctaaaattattctaaaacacatttttttttaaaaatttcacgTTGAATTTTACCGtcttaaaccaaaattttcatactaatataattaaaattgaactaatactttttcttattttcaaaaccacTCTCAATCTTAGTTGATATTTGATGCATATCTTTATCATTGTTTTATCCTTTTTCACACAACCCAACCCATCTATTTATAATCTCAACTACATATCCAAGACCCCAACACTATCATCTCATTTGAACAAAATCTAAGCCGTCCCAACAGTAGAGAGACACTAAAAAAGAGCCTATGGCTTTGATTTTggtcgtcgtcgtcgtcatCACTCTCCTCCTTGCTCTTCTAATCTCACATTCATGGCTATTCAAAACCCAAATCAAACCCAAAAAATTCCCTCCAGGGCCAAAAGGGTTTCCCATTTTTGGTTGCCTCCATTTACTAGGAAAACTCCCTCACAGAAATCTCCACGAATTATCCCAAAAATATGGACCCATAATGAGCATGAAACTAGGGCTTGTTCCCACCATCATAGTCTCATCCCCTCAAGCCGCCAAACTCTTCCTCAAAACCTACGACCTCATTTTTGCAAGCCGCCCCTCTTCACAAGCTTCAAAACACATCTcttatcaacaaaaaaatttagtctTTGCTCCATATGGTCCTTATTGGCGCAACATGCGTAAAATGTGCACTCTTGAATTGCTTAGTAACCTTAAAATCAACTCTTTCATGCCTATGAGAAAACACGAGCTTGGTTTGTTGATTGAGTACTTAAAAGAAGCTGCTCATAACAAAGCTGTTGTGAATCTGAGTGCTAAAGTTACGTCACTTACAACTGACATTATTTGTTTGATGGAATTTGGGAAGAAATATGGAGATGAAGATTTTGATGAAAGAGGGTTTAAGGCTGTAATACAAGAAGGTATGCAGTTTGCTGCTGCGCCTAATTTGGGGGATTTTATTCCGGCAATTGCTTGGCTTGATCTTCAAGGATTTACTCGTAAAATGAAACGTGTTCATAAGGTGTATGATGAATTTCTTGAAAAGATTATTAATGAACATCTTGTGGCTAGAGGTGGGAAGAAGACTAGGGATTTTGTTGATGTTATGTTGGATCTTATTGATTCTCAACAAACTGAGTATCAAATTGATCGTTCTGCTATTAAAGCTATAATGCTGGTATGCcaattcttctatttctactttttttaatcctACGTTTTCTCAAacttttttagattaaaagaaaaatatattatatttagggTAATATTTGGatgcatatttatttttgtccaaCACAtaccttaaaaaaattaaaatatttcaaaaatgaaCTAAGTTGCTACGTTATTATATGTTATAATTGGATAATTTGGTGtaccaaaacaaatataatctttgtgttttttcttaaaacaaatgtGGTGGGAAGGTTCTTTTAACAAATGAACTGAAGGAAATGAGGGTGTTatgaattttgagtttaatactggttattgttgtttaataaatctttaaaataattttttgtcaaTTGATTACtgatttgttttaattatttaatataggTCATTAACCTATCTtacattttctcaaaaaaaaaaaagaaaaaaaaagaaaagagaaaacatcATGGTGACActtactttaaattaaattatcttaTCCCCTATTTAATGAACACTATATTTATTGCTTATCGGTGCAATTATGGGGGTGGctgaagagagagaaaacatGTGGACAGATATCTTTGAAATATAGAAGAAATCACAGAAATATTTACCCAAAAAAACATcacaaattcaaaagttatttacaaaccatttttctttacaattttagataaatattttgttgatttcatCGAAAACTTTTAGATATTGATGAGGTGATGTTTTAGAAACaataattaagtgtattatagtattttaaaattataaatataacatagttaatttatatttattttatacttttataacttttttttgtttgaaaactggttatttaattattatttttctttgttccaCATCAACTTGTTTACATTGatgtaaaatttattgatattcataatgtgaaaaaagaaaaaaaaagggtaaacATACTTGTGAAGGCCGGCatccaaattattataattagttaattttattatttaactttgtTTATGGAAGAACACAAAAGAATATTCCACacttattgaaaaataatacttgggtttctattttttaattaatagtatgaaagatttaatttaaaagtagagagacccacaataataaattagaagTAATGAAATCAATTGTTATTAATAGTTTTACTTAATTACGTATTTCTGTTTTTGGTTGGGTTCTTTTAGGATATGCTTGCAGGAGCAATGGATACATCATCAACAACAATAGGATGGGCAATGTCAGAGCTGATTAGACATCCAGATGTAATGAAGAAAATGCAAGATGAATTACAAGAGGTTGTTGGTTTACACAGAATGGTTCAAGAATCTGACTTAGTAAACTTAGAATACTTGG
This DNA window, taken from Cucumis sativus cultivar 9930 chromosome 6, Cucumber_9930_V3, whole genome shotgun sequence, encodes the following:
- the LOC101213527 gene encoding cytochrome P450 CYP736A12, whose translation is MALILVVVVVITLLLALLISHSWLFKTQIKPKKFPPGPKGFPIFGCLHLLGKLPHRNLHELSQKYGPIMSMKLGLVPTIIVSSPQAAKLFLKTYDLIFASRPSSQASKHISYQQKNLVFAPYGPYWRNMRKMCTLELLSNLKINSFMPMRKHELGLLIEYLKEAAHNKAVVNLSAKVTSLTTDIICLMEFGKKYGDEDFDERGFKAVIQEGMQFAAAPNLGDFIPAIAWLDLQGFTRKMKRVHKVYDEFLEKIINEHLVARGGKKTRDFVDVMLDLIDSQQTEYQIDRSAIKAIMLDMLAGAMDTSSTTIGWAMSELIRHPDVMKKMQDELQEVVGLHRMVQESDLVNLEYLEMVVKEIMRLYPAGPLSIPRESLEDCTVDGFHIPKKSRVIVNVWAIGRDPSVWNDPHKFFPERFIGSQIDLKGNDFELIPFGGGRRGCPGMQLGLTMVRLLLAQLVHCFDWELPNGMLPSELDMTEEFGLTCPRAEDLMVIPTFRLNDSISTKDSSS